Proteins encoded together in one Planctopirus ephydatiae window:
- a CDS encoding aldehyde dehydrogenase family protein: MALTDVMPQLRHAQQEWSRRSIAEKARIFRRFRHLLVSSQQEIIDTITIPQRQSLETLTAEILPLAEACQFLELMAGRALSPKKLSRRGQPLWMPGAKVWELRQPHGIVLVVGPSNYPLFLPGVQVLQGLMAGNGIILKPGRLAQPVSDLLKRLLVEAGLPDDLMYVTGESHAEVAEVLAQRPDFVVMTGSVAGGQAVLKLASEQLIPGTFELSGRDALYLLPDANFQLAAQCLAFGLMINGGATCMAPRRIYCPQGRLNELVNLFQQEVGLRGGSCAVDRVHAEPAMQTLEQTVAQGGQVLAGSWSQEKDWQPVLLGNLAADAAVLHSDLFVPVATVFEYQSIEELLAEDRKSDHALSASIFGGAEKAMHLARQLSTGCVVINDLIAPTADPRVAFGGNRSSGYGRTRGIAGLMELTTLQVIVSPQGRWKPHLGVKVSENLLSGLASWCHGAGATAREGLWQLLKNLWSR, translated from the coding sequence GTGGCTCTAACTGATGTGATGCCTCAACTACGACATGCACAGCAGGAATGGAGTCGTCGCTCAATTGCAGAAAAAGCCCGTATCTTCCGGCGATTTCGCCATCTTCTTGTGAGTTCGCAGCAAGAAATCATTGATACGATCACGATTCCTCAAAGGCAATCTCTTGAGACGCTGACTGCGGAAATTCTTCCATTAGCCGAAGCGTGCCAGTTTCTGGAACTGATGGCGGGGCGGGCACTTTCGCCCAAAAAACTCTCAAGACGCGGTCAACCGCTCTGGATGCCAGGTGCGAAAGTTTGGGAACTTCGCCAGCCTCACGGCATTGTTCTGGTTGTGGGGCCATCCAACTATCCGCTCTTTCTGCCCGGAGTACAGGTTCTTCAAGGGCTTATGGCGGGTAACGGGATCATCTTAAAACCCGGACGACTGGCGCAGCCGGTTTCTGATTTGTTGAAACGACTGCTGGTGGAAGCGGGTCTGCCGGATGACCTGATGTATGTGACAGGTGAGAGCCATGCCGAGGTGGCCGAGGTTCTTGCACAACGACCAGATTTTGTCGTCATGACAGGTTCCGTCGCCGGTGGCCAGGCCGTTTTGAAGTTAGCCAGTGAGCAACTCATACCCGGCACATTCGAGCTCTCCGGTCGTGATGCGTTGTACTTGCTCCCGGATGCCAATTTTCAATTGGCAGCTCAATGTCTCGCGTTTGGTCTGATGATCAATGGCGGAGCGACGTGCATGGCTCCACGCAGAATTTATTGCCCTCAAGGCCGGCTCAATGAACTGGTGAATCTGTTCCAGCAGGAAGTCGGCCTTCGAGGAGGTTCGTGCGCAGTGGATCGTGTTCATGCAGAACCAGCGATGCAGACCCTTGAACAAACAGTGGCCCAGGGTGGGCAAGTTCTGGCAGGTTCCTGGAGTCAGGAGAAAGACTGGCAACCGGTACTTCTGGGGAATCTTGCTGCTGATGCCGCTGTATTGCACAGTGATTTGTTCGTCCCGGTGGCGACTGTGTTCGAGTATCAGTCGATTGAGGAACTGCTTGCAGAGGATCGGAAATCAGACCATGCGTTGTCAGCTTCGATCTTTGGCGGAGCGGAAAAAGCCATGCATCTGGCTCGACAACTCTCGACTGGATGTGTGGTCATCAATGATCTCATTGCACCGACAGCAGATCCTCGAGTGGCCTTTGGCGGAAATCGATCGAGTGGCTATGGTCGAACGCGGGGAATTGCCGGTCTCATGGAGTTGACGACCTTACAGGTAATTGTGTCCCCCCAAGGACGATGGAAGCCGCATCTGGGTGTTAAGGTTTCTGAAAATCTGCTTTCAGGATTGGCCAGCTGGTGCCATGGTGCAGGAGCGACAGCACGAGAGGGGTTGTGGCAATTGCTCAAAAATCTATGGAGCAGATAA
- the crtI gene encoding phytoene desaturase family protein, which yields MESDVIIVGGGPGGLAAAMLLASRGKRVRVLERREVAGGRTSALNADGYRFDYGPTFFLYPRVLHEIFAAVGRDLMTDVPMKRLDPQYRLLFGNGGQLDATPDVTRMEQALAEFNPQDARNFRRFLDENRHKLEMFRPILESPFNSLKDVLALPLLKLLPIVRPWASVDGDLKRYFSDSRLRLAFSFQSKYLGMSPFRCPSLFTILSFLEYEHGVFHPYGGCSAVSDKMAEIAHSMGVQFHYGEPVQQLLFEGSRAVGAKTTKGEYRAKAIVVNGDFARSMERLVPEKHRPKWSNRILARKQYSCSTFMMYLGIEGRYDHLSHHNILISGDYEGNLKDIEQRHILSKDPSIYVQNASVTDDSLAPAGHSTLYVLVPVSHQHQNIQWPEQQAKFRAVVIEQLKSKFGLKDIESRIRYEKIVTPRNWDEDFEIYRGATFNLAHNLQQMLHLRPRNRFADIPGVYLVGGGTHPGSGLPVIYESARITSKLLLEDLGEQNVSFPAIDSPAQQAAQPIFADHTVTVEQVQMVESLATCRSHHEIHQLTSAPDSKTSIG from the coding sequence GTGGAGAGTGATGTCATCATTGTCGGTGGTGGCCCCGGTGGTCTGGCGGCAGCCATGCTACTGGCGAGCCGGGGAAAGCGAGTACGCGTCCTCGAACGTCGCGAAGTTGCTGGTGGTCGCACATCAGCCCTGAATGCTGATGGCTATCGCTTTGACTACGGGCCCACATTCTTCCTCTACCCGCGAGTTCTCCACGAGATCTTTGCTGCTGTTGGTCGAGATTTGATGACTGATGTCCCCATGAAGCGGCTCGATCCTCAGTATCGACTCCTCTTCGGAAATGGTGGCCAGCTCGATGCGACGCCAGACGTCACTCGTATGGAGCAGGCATTGGCCGAATTCAATCCACAGGACGCTCGGAACTTTCGACGATTTCTCGATGAGAATCGACACAAGCTGGAAATGTTCCGCCCGATTCTTGAATCCCCTTTTAACTCGCTCAAAGATGTCCTGGCTCTTCCACTTCTCAAGTTACTTCCCATTGTCAGGCCCTGGGCGTCCGTTGATGGCGATCTCAAGCGATACTTCTCAGATTCAAGGCTTCGGCTCGCGTTTTCTTTTCAGAGCAAATATCTCGGGATGTCACCGTTCCGCTGCCCAAGCCTCTTTACAATTCTCTCATTCCTGGAGTACGAGCACGGGGTATTTCATCCCTACGGCGGATGCAGCGCTGTCTCTGACAAAATGGCAGAAATCGCCCATTCGATGGGAGTGCAGTTTCATTACGGAGAGCCAGTTCAGCAACTCTTGTTCGAGGGTTCGCGGGCTGTCGGTGCCAAGACAACCAAGGGCGAGTATCGGGCTAAAGCCATTGTGGTGAATGGCGATTTTGCCCGCAGCATGGAACGGCTGGTGCCCGAGAAACATCGCCCGAAATGGTCGAACCGAATTCTGGCACGCAAGCAATACAGTTGCTCGACATTCATGATGTATCTGGGGATCGAGGGGCGCTACGATCATCTGTCACATCATAATATTTTGATTTCAGGAGATTACGAGGGAAATCTCAAAGACATCGAACAGCGGCATATCCTCTCCAAAGACCCTTCAATTTATGTGCAGAATGCCAGCGTGACAGACGACTCACTGGCTCCCGCGGGACACAGCACCCTTTACGTGCTGGTCCCCGTTTCGCACCAGCACCAAAACATTCAGTGGCCCGAGCAGCAGGCAAAGTTTCGAGCAGTCGTGATTGAGCAGCTCAAATCGAAATTTGGCCTGAAAGACATCGAATCGAGAATTCGCTACGAGAAGATCGTCACACCCCGAAACTGGGATGAAGACTTCGAAATCTATCGTGGTGCCACCTTCAACCTGGCACATAACCTCCAGCAGATGCTGCATCTGAGGCCCCGAAATCGATTTGCTGATATTCCCGGTGTCTATCTGGTGGGTGGAGGAACTCACCCTGGCAGCGGATTGCCCGTTATCTACGAATCAGCGAGAATCACCTCAAAGCTCCTGTTGGAAGATCTTGGCGAACAAAATGTTTCCTTCCCGGCTATCGATTCGCCAGCTCAGCAGGCTGCCCAACCGATATTCGCTGATCACACGGTTACGGTTGAGCAGGTACAAATGGTTGAAAGTCTGGCCACATGTCGCAGCCATCATGAAATTCATCAACTGACCTCTGCCCCCGACAGCAAGACTTCGATAGGTTAA
- a CDS encoding DUF1294 domain-containing protein: protein MAQRTFVQNFNSRLQSSLVIFSFLWLSVAFFWLYRAVTLAGQKIDFFVAIYLFLTILCSLVGFVLAFIDKRRSVRDRPRISEQTLHAFSLAGGWPGTCIGNWIFRHKTQKTSYQAMFWLIVLGHLSIVSYCLYLTWWPANSEAANISKLPSTSLPRINPQPLPPPSGTAE, encoded by the coding sequence ATGGCGCAACGTACTTTTGTCCAGAATTTCAACTCGCGTCTGCAATCCAGCCTGGTGATCTTCTCTTTCCTCTGGCTAAGCGTGGCGTTTTTCTGGCTCTACCGGGCAGTGACTCTTGCAGGACAGAAGATTGACTTTTTTGTCGCGATCTACCTCTTTTTAACGATCCTTTGCAGTTTAGTGGGTTTTGTTCTGGCGTTCATTGATAAGCGTCGGTCAGTACGAGATCGGCCTCGTATTTCAGAACAAACACTCCATGCCTTTTCCCTCGCCGGGGGCTGGCCGGGAACTTGTATCGGCAACTGGATTTTTCGCCACAAAACACAAAAGACCTCCTATCAGGCGATGTTCTGGCTGATTGTGTTGGGACACCTTTCAATCGTCTCTTATTGCCTTTATCTCACCTGGTGGCCAGCCAATTCTGAGGCAGCCAACATTTCCAAGCTTCCATCGACCAGCCTCCCTCGGATCAATCCTCAACCTCTTCCTCCACCGTCTGGTACAGCCGAGTGA
- the rph gene encoding ribonuclease PH, with product MRHDGRQPDELRPIRIQRQFTKVAPGSVLISAGDTTLLVTASIDETLPPWKAADPAAQKGWLTAEYCMLPGSTSPRKRREREKVDGRSTEIQRLIGRSLRACVDFEALGPRTIMIDVEVLQADGGTRTLGITGGYIALCDAIATLGDKVSKDRPVLTASIAAVSVGISNGTPILDLDYIEDSQAEVDLNVVMTGAGEFIEIQGTAEGRSFTREQLDQQLSLAEKGIRQLMELQRAALKG from the coding sequence ATGAGACATGATGGTCGCCAGCCAGATGAACTGCGTCCGATTCGAATTCAGCGTCAGTTCACCAAAGTCGCCCCAGGCAGCGTGCTGATCTCGGCTGGTGACACAACTTTGCTCGTGACCGCCAGCATTGATGAAACCCTGCCTCCGTGGAAGGCCGCCGATCCTGCAGCTCAAAAAGGCTGGCTCACTGCCGAATACTGTATGCTCCCTGGCAGTACCTCTCCCCGTAAGCGCCGCGAACGCGAAAAGGTCGATGGCCGCTCGACTGAAATCCAAAGGCTCATTGGCCGCAGCTTGCGGGCCTGCGTTGATTTTGAAGCATTGGGGCCGCGCACGATTATGATCGACGTGGAAGTTCTGCAGGCCGATGGTGGCACCCGCACATTGGGTATTACCGGCGGCTACATTGCCCTGTGCGATGCGATTGCGACCTTAGGTGATAAGGTTTCGAAAGATCGCCCTGTACTGACCGCTTCGATTGCTGCAGTGAGCGTCGGGATTTCGAACGGCACACCGATCCTGGATCTGGACTATATCGAAGACAGCCAGGCAGAAGTCGATCTCAATGTGGTCATGACGGGTGCGGGCGAGTTTATCGAGATTCAAGGAACAGCCGAAGGCCGCTCGTTTACCCGCGAGCAGCTGGATCAACAGCTTTCACTGGCTGAGAAAGGCATTCGCCAACTCATGGAACTCCAGCGAGCGGCCTTGAAGGGCTGA